The Triticum urartu cultivar G1812 chromosome 5, Tu2.1, whole genome shotgun sequence genome contains the following window.
TGGCGATCGCCGCTGCCGGCGCCGGCGCGCTGCTGGGCCACGTGGACGCGGCGCCGGCGGCCTCCAAGAGGcgggccccgccgccgccgtcggaggagaaggagaagaaggaccCCAACCTCAGCGGCGTGCAGGCCAAGGTGTTGGCCAGCAGGAAGCGGAAGGAGGCCATGAAGGAAGCCGTGGCCAAGCTGCGGGAGAAGGGGAAGGAGCCCGCGGACGCGGCCAGCACCGTAACCGGAATAAAGCCCAGATCGACAGGGGCCGTTGTAGAGTGAGTTTGTGTTGGGTGCCGCCGCTTAATTTACCAGCTTCTCATTTGTCGATGAGGAGCACATAACAGAGATCGATTCGCCATATCTTAGCATAAATATTTACCCAATGAGTATCGTTTTGCTGCCTGCGATGGAAGTACACGCTTGAATTGATGCGCTCTTATCTGTGAATAACCTGGCAATGCCAGTACCAGACAGTCAATGATAAACAACGTAGATGAAGTTCACCAAGCAAAAATTCCGCTCTGGAACTTGACCTTCGCCAAGCAACTCTGCCGGCTAATTTGCGTAAGAATACGTTCAAACTTGTGATACTGATATTACCAAAAAAATGCTATACATGCCAGATCTTCATTGGAAAAAAAGTATCAAAACACATTACATTCCTTTACGAAATTACATGAGAAATCTATTTCTACTATATCTGGAGAGTACAAATAAACTTGTGTGCATCATCTACATCAGAACAGAGGTAGCGCGTAAGCTAACTCCTAGATACAATGGACTTTCCAGTAATAAACTTGGGGCGCTTCTTAAATCCACTAATCTGCTTTTGAAGTTCCTTCTCCAGCTTCGGTTTGTCGCCGCAACTTGTCAAGACTAGTTCATTCAGGTTTTGGAGGACCAGCACAAGGGACAAGCCCTCCTTACTGTCGTCCAAGTTAACGCATTTCTTCACTTCAAGTTTCTCGAGCACGGCCAATGCACCATCCTTGATTTGTATGCTCTCGATGTTCTCCATCCCTTCAATGTAAAGCAGTTTGAGCTTCGGAAATGTACCTTCCCCAAAACATAACATCTTCTCGGCGAAGGACTCCTCCCAGAGTGCAAGAAGAGTAAGGTTGCGCAGCTTCCCCATCACCTCGACGTCAACCTGCTTCAACTGTGTCTGAATTAGCTTTACCTTGGCCAGATCCTTGAGACGATCCATCCAGCCAGGGAGGTTGCCCAAACGGCCACACAGGCGCAGTGATAGGAGATGCTTTGGTGGCATTTCCTCTGCTTTCTTTGCTTCCTTCAGAAATTCAAGCGACCTAGAGCGCACTTCAAGCCGTTCCAGATGAACAAGCCTTGATATTGAGCTGCACAAGTCCTTCCCTACTTCCTCGGTCGCATCGACATCCACTCCTAATCTGCGCAAGCTAGTCAGCTCCCCCAAGTTCTTTGCCACCTTGCTTCCACGCGCAATGTGCACCACCCCTAGCACTTGTAGGTTCCTTAGCTTCTCGATTCTCTCGGGGGCTGTTACACTAAACTCACATGTGCAACATGAGCATGAAGGCTCAACCTGCTTGTAACCATAGCACCCGGTTACCAAGTCTGCCAATGTTTCAAAGGGGTCACCATTACATTTACCTGCTTCCTTGTTTTTCCTCGTCTTCCCTGCCAAGTCTTTGGCAAAGTTGACGCCACCGACAAGGTGACATAGCTTCTCCAGCTTGGTGATACCAACTGGGAGCTGTGTCACCTTTGTGTCTTGAACATCTAATGTCTCTAGGAACCTAAGGTTCTCTAGAGAGGAAGGAAGTCTCGAAATGTTTGTCTTTCGCAGACCAAGGTACCTTAAATGGTGCAGCTCCCCGATGTGCTTGAGATCGTCATTCTCTAACTCAAGTGTATCTTCCAAGTCAAGAACTCTCAAAAAGTGCAATTTGGAGGAGATGAGGGACACAGGGCACCTCCCAAAGATTGTCAATGAGCGTACCTGAGACAAGTTTAGGCTTGCCATCTTCTCATTTTTCTTCCATCTCGTCACTACCAAGTGGCGTATGTTACCTTGTGGAGCCTCATTGCAATGCTTATCCATGATGAAGAGTTGGTTCTCCTCAATAGACTGGGACAATATTATTTGGAGCACCAcgccatgaacacgacaacgttCAACCGCCATGCTGGCCCTGGCATTCTCTGAAGGCTGGATCATACTTCTACTGATGAGCTCATTGTAGTACCTCCGTCCAAGTTCCTCGACGCTCATGTCACGTGGCTTTGTTATATAGCCttctgctatccaccgccgcaatAAGCGCGTAAGCCTAATCTCATGGTTCTCAGGGAAGATACTCAGGTACAAGAAGCAACACTTGAGATGATATGGCAGCCCGTCATAGCTTGAGGTGATAACTCTTTTGATATCTCGGTCTGACTCTAGCTCTGACCCAAGATGCTTTCGCAAATCCATCCATTCCCTGCTTGTTTTGGGCCTGTTAGCCAATAAACCTCCTATGGTGGCTATAGCAAGTGGAAGGCCCCGGCATCGCTCTAAGATACGACTAGCTTGCTCCATCATATCATCCATTAACTTATATCCAGCATCCTTGTAAACCTTGACACAAAGAAATAGCACACAAAAATATAAGAA
Protein-coding sequences here:
- the LOC125510036 gene encoding uncharacterized protein LOC125510036, with the protein product MTPPWGHVYLPPFGCICSLRDMHMLMPIAALHHTAAATQGRAMLHSMAPLHAAAATAQHAAVGAAPGRDAAPKKNGGCVPANRDTRRAFLSGVAIAAAGAGALLGHVDAAPAASKRRAPPPPSEEKEKKDPNLSGVQAKVLASRKRKEAMKEAVAKLREKGKEPADAASTVTGIKPRSTGAVVE
- the LOC125510035 gene encoding disease resistance protein Pik-2-like, with the protein product MEATAVSLTRTVLDGVLGSAGTAMADEAALLLGVRREVGFIRSELQMMQSFLRVQSSATRWGADGGGCRDTVRTCVKQVRDLACDLEDCLLDFTLHASRSRWLRWGPGLAARHRVAGRIRGLKATVVELNQRNERYNVFAAASHHGATPGEEQHGHADDDYPRAQLAPGSERQDIERAGEMDDLVRLVNKMGDAWVVSVWGMGGMGKSSLVRMLYNDMALIDGFDGRAWVTVPHQLESADEVERRLRKQLGVARDRSVRAWLEENRCLVVVDDVSSHEEWELISRCLPANGPTGSRVVVTTRRDDVARQCAGDVRENVYELKPLEDEEARKLFCQKVYKDAGYKLMDDMMEQASRILERCRGLPLAIATIGGLLANRPKTSREWMDLRKHLGSELESDRDIKRVITSSYDGLPYHLKCCFLYLSIFPENHEIRLTRLLRRWIAEGYITKPRDMSVEELGRRYYNELISRSMIQPSENARASMAVERCRVHGVVLQIILSQSIEENQLFIMDKHCNEAPQGNIRHLVVTRWKKNEKMASLNLSQVRSLTIFGRCPVSLISSKLHFLRVLDLEDTLELENDDLKHIGELHHLRYLGLRKTNISRLPSSLENLRFLETLDVQDTKVTQLPVGITKLEKLCHLVGGVNFAKDLAGKTRKNKEAGKCNGDPFETLADLVTGCYGYKQVEPSCSCCTCEFSVTAPERIEKLRNLQVLGVVHIARGSKVAKNLGELTSLRRLGVDVDATEEVGKDLCSSISRLVHLERLEVRSRSLEFLKEAKKAEEMPPKHLLSLRLCGRLGNLPGWMDRLKDLAKVKLIQTQLKQVDVEVMGKLRNLTLLALWEESFAEKMLCFGEGTFPKLKLLYIEGMENIESIQIKDGALAVLEKLEVKKCVNLDDSKEGLSLVLVLQNLNELVLTSCGDKPKLEKELQKQISGFKKRPKFITGKSIVSRS